From a region of the Tachypleus tridentatus isolate NWPU-2018 chromosome 1, ASM421037v1, whole genome shotgun sequence genome:
- the LOC143249650 gene encoding large ribosomal subunit protein uL2-like isoform X2, with translation MARTLNNSTTGLERPTSGIISERGKIDKPILKAGHAYHKCKAKNSPGLKFAVDIE, from the exons atggccagaacattaaataactcaacaacaggactggaaaggccaacttcag GAATTATATCTGAGAGAGGAAAAATTGACAAGCCTATTTTGAAAGCAGGCCATGCTTATCACAAGTGTAAAGCCAAGAACTCTCCTGGCCTGAAGTTTGCAGTTGATATTGAAT GA
- the LOC143249650 gene encoding uncharacterized protein LOC143249650 isoform X1, whose translation MSIYCLTSNAIYVHHYCSDRNANLDLNRLIESITCWLILPHSINPIKCHVTVFVDLVSNFIPSVWIPVSGEGTSQGRFCSIWLPSLESKHPPTCLPCVATHEGEERILMVEGSNPNTPLWPRIPVDGRPLGGPSWVNRLVHLGWSQPSTSVGSSQRVLWTWCLMLVFGYSVHETLALLHCPCMTL comes from the coding sequence ATGTCCATTTATTGTCTTACCAGTAATGCCATATATGTTCACCATTACTGCAGTGACAGAAATGCCAATCTTGATCTAAACAGGCTTATTGAGAGTATAACTTGCTGGCTTATACTACCACATTCCATTAACCCTATCAAATGCCATGTTACTGTGTTTGTTGACTTGGTATCAAATTttatcccctcggtgtggattcctgtaagtggtgaggggacctctcagggaaggttctgttctatctggttaccttctctggaatctaaacatccacccacgtgtttgccgtgtgtggcgacccatgaaggggaggagaggatcttgatggttgaggggtccaaccctaacacaccactttggcctcgaattcctgtagacgggcggcctttgggtggcccctcttgggtcaatcggctggtccacttgggctggagtcaaccaagtaccagtgttggaagttctcaacgggtgttgtggacatggtgcctgatgctggtgtttgggtatagtgttcacgaaaccctggcgttgctgcattgtccttgcatgactttgtag